A stretch of the Gemmatirosa kalamazoonensis genome encodes the following:
- a CDS encoding cupredoxin domain-containing protein, with product MNQHNVTFDDGAKSATQSAGTFQRAFSAAGSYSYHCTIHGTAMSGVITVR from the coding sequence GTGAACCAGCACAACGTGACGTTCGACGACGGCGCGAAGTCGGCGACGCAGTCCGCCGGCACGTTTCAGCGCGCCTTCTCGGCCGCGGGCTCGTACTCGTACCACTGCACGATCCACGGCACCGCCATGTCCGGCGTGATCACGGTGCGGTAG
- a CDS encoding PAS domain S-box protein — translation MSSPSLRYAAGVAPSRDAELDELRALIGLTNDIVHVYDADGHYRKVFETPTQRLIRPAVELLGRTVAEILPAEQQRYVRDRLREALATQQPVPVEYELRVGAGTMWLRGVASPISTDAVLWVARDVTERKRAEDRLRRREQQLAEAQQIAHLGSWEHDLGTYTLTWSDETYRILGVAPQWFVPTLRSFMARVHPDDRARVRRGMVEARRRTDGVSVEHRVVRPDGQVRVVLAQSRLEHEDGRPVRVVGTLHDITERTASRDALREQQEFLRQVIDTIPNLVFAKHRDGRFTLVNKATADAYGVTPEELLGKTDADVNADAAEVEHFRRDDLAVMDSLTERFIAEEPVTDPSGRTRWLQTVKRPIVSADGRADQLLGVSTDITQRKHAEATLAQFAAIVASSTYAIVSTDAAGTILSWNPGAERLFGYTDEEIIGRSVAVLRPVAERAGLAERLDRMRLEAPVYQREEVRIRKDGAPVDVAVSRAPIRDEAGRFVGVSAIYHDITERLTAEQRLLAAREAAEAASAAKSEFLANMSHEIRTPMNGVLGMLELALDVAASPEQRDYLGVARASAESLLDIINDILDFSKIEAGKLELDVAPFRLGEAVADTVVALAVQAHEKGLELTVDVAPDVPVTVTGDVGRLRQIVVNLVGNAIKFTHEGEVSVRVALLAETTRDVTVQLSVSDTGIGIAAEQQRAVFEAFAQADASTTREYGGTGLGLAITERIAALMGGRVRVESEPGRGSTFHVTMTLGRGDRDTAEHAALAPAELAELAVLVVDDNATNRHILERTVAGWGMRPTAVADATSALAALEDGVARGAPFDVILLDAQMPDVDGFALAERVRENPRLTGATIMMLSSAQQRDAAARCRALGIARYLVKPVVRASLLDALVASLGGRQAPTAGPPRGPSPTGVPPREAAHAERPLRVLLAEDNPVNQRLATVVLQQRGHAVTAVPNGRLAVEAWQRASESTPFDVVLMDVQMPEMGGFDATAEIRRREAERRDAGRGGTRTPIVALTARAMKGDREACLAAGMDAYLSKPLRSHELLAVLDAVRPVRDDEPAVDRVALLATVGGNRVLLVELVDLFLEQSPSLMALIDAAIADGSADALRRAAHTLKGSLITFAAQRAVAAARALELLGDGDLADPRVRAEASAARAVLAAEIERVRERLVAEARA, via the coding sequence ATGTCCTCCCCCTCCCTCCGGTACGCCGCCGGCGTCGCGCCGTCGCGCGACGCAGAGCTCGACGAGCTCCGCGCGCTGATCGGCCTCACGAACGACATCGTCCACGTCTACGACGCGGACGGGCACTACCGGAAGGTGTTCGAGACGCCCACGCAGCGGCTGATCCGCCCCGCCGTCGAGCTGCTCGGCCGCACCGTCGCCGAGATCCTGCCGGCGGAGCAGCAGCGCTACGTGCGCGACCGGCTCCGCGAGGCGCTCGCCACGCAGCAGCCGGTGCCGGTGGAGTACGAGCTGCGCGTCGGTGCGGGAACGATGTGGCTGCGCGGCGTCGCGTCGCCCATCTCGACGGACGCGGTGCTGTGGGTCGCGCGCGACGTCACGGAGCGCAAGCGCGCCGAGGACCGGCTGCGGCGCCGCGAGCAGCAGCTCGCCGAGGCACAGCAGATCGCGCATCTCGGCAGCTGGGAGCACGACCTCGGCACGTACACGCTCACGTGGTCCGACGAGACGTACCGCATCCTCGGCGTGGCGCCGCAGTGGTTCGTCCCGACGCTCCGCTCGTTCATGGCGCGCGTGCACCCGGACGACCGCGCGCGCGTGCGCCGCGGCATGGTGGAGGCGCGCAGGCGTACCGACGGCGTGTCGGTCGAGCATCGCGTCGTGCGGCCCGACGGGCAGGTGCGCGTCGTGCTCGCGCAGAGCCGACTCGAGCACGAGGACGGCCGCCCCGTGCGCGTCGTCGGTACGCTGCACGACATCACCGAGCGCACGGCGAGCCGCGACGCGCTCCGCGAGCAGCAGGAGTTCCTGCGGCAGGTGATCGACACGATCCCCAACCTCGTCTTCGCCAAGCATCGCGACGGCCGGTTCACGCTCGTGAACAAGGCGACCGCCGACGCGTACGGCGTCACGCCCGAGGAGCTGCTCGGCAAGACCGACGCGGACGTGAACGCCGACGCGGCGGAGGTCGAGCATTTCCGGCGCGACGATCTCGCGGTGATGGACAGCCTCACGGAGCGCTTCATCGCCGAGGAGCCGGTGACCGATCCGTCCGGGCGCACGCGCTGGCTGCAGACGGTGAAGCGACCGATCGTGAGCGCGGACGGCCGCGCCGATCAGCTGCTCGGCGTCTCCACCGACATCACGCAGCGCAAGCACGCGGAGGCGACGCTCGCGCAGTTCGCGGCGATCGTCGCGTCGTCCACGTACGCCATCGTCAGCACCGACGCCGCAGGGACGATCCTGAGCTGGAACCCGGGCGCCGAGCGGCTGTTCGGGTATACGGACGAGGAGATCATCGGCCGGTCCGTGGCGGTGCTGCGTCCGGTGGCGGAGCGTGCCGGGCTCGCCGAGCGCCTCGACCGGATGCGTCTCGAGGCACCGGTGTACCAGCGCGAGGAGGTCCGCATCCGCAAGGACGGCGCGCCGGTGGACGTGGCCGTCAGCCGCGCGCCGATCCGCGACGAGGCCGGCCGGTTCGTCGGTGTGTCGGCCATCTACCACGACATCACCGAGCGCCTCACCGCCGAGCAGCGGCTGCTGGCCGCGCGCGAGGCGGCCGAGGCGGCGAGCGCGGCGAAGAGCGAGTTCCTCGCCAACATGAGCCATGAGATCCGCACGCCGATGAACGGCGTGTTGGGCATGCTCGAGCTCGCGCTCGACGTCGCGGCCTCGCCGGAGCAGCGCGACTACCTCGGCGTGGCGAGAGCGTCGGCCGAGTCGCTCCTCGACATCATCAACGACATCCTCGACTTCTCGAAGATCGAGGCCGGGAAGCTGGAGCTCGACGTCGCCCCGTTCCGACTCGGCGAGGCGGTGGCCGACACCGTCGTCGCGCTCGCGGTGCAGGCGCACGAGAAGGGACTCGAGCTCACCGTCGACGTCGCGCCCGACGTGCCGGTCACCGTCACCGGCGACGTCGGCCGTCTGCGGCAGATCGTCGTGAACCTCGTCGGCAACGCCATCAAGTTCACGCACGAGGGCGAGGTCTCGGTCCGCGTCGCGCTCCTCGCGGAGACGACGCGCGACGTCACGGTGCAGCTCTCGGTGTCGGACACCGGCATCGGCATCGCCGCCGAGCAGCAGCGCGCCGTGTTCGAGGCGTTCGCGCAGGCCGACGCGTCGACCACGCGCGAGTACGGCGGCACGGGGCTCGGGCTCGCGATCACCGAGCGCATCGCCGCGCTGATGGGCGGCCGCGTGCGCGTGGAGAGCGAGCCGGGACGCGGCAGCACGTTCCACGTCACCATGACGTTAGGCAGGGGCGACCGCGACACCGCGGAGCACGCGGCGCTCGCGCCCGCGGAGCTGGCGGAGCTCGCCGTGCTGGTCGTCGACGACAACGCCACGAACCGCCACATCCTCGAGCGCACCGTCGCCGGCTGGGGCATGCGCCCGACGGCCGTCGCGGACGCGACGAGCGCGCTCGCCGCGCTCGAGGACGGCGTCGCGCGCGGCGCGCCGTTCGACGTGATCCTGCTCGACGCGCAGATGCCCGACGTGGACGGCTTCGCGCTGGCCGAGCGCGTGCGCGAGAATCCGCGCCTGACCGGCGCGACGATCATGATGCTCAGCTCCGCGCAGCAGCGCGACGCCGCCGCGCGGTGCCGCGCGCTCGGCATCGCGCGCTACCTCGTGAAGCCCGTCGTGCGCGCATCGCTGCTCGACGCGCTGGTGGCGAGCCTCGGTGGACGCCAGGCGCCGACCGCCGGGCCGCCGCGCGGGCCGTCGCCCACGGGCGTGCCCCCGCGCGAGGCGGCGCACGCGGAACGGCCGCTCCGCGTGCTGCTCGCCGAGGACAACCCGGTGAACCAGCGGCTGGCGACGGTGGTGCTGCAGCAGCGCGGGCACGCGGTGACCGCGGTGCCTAACGGACGCCTCGCCGTCGAGGCGTGGCAGCGCGCGAGCGAGTCCACGCCGTTCGACGTGGTGCTCATGGACGTGCAGATGCCCGAGATGGGCGGCTTCGACGCGACGGCGGAGATCCGACGGCGCGAGGCCGAGCGCCGCGACGCGGGACGCGGCGGGACGCGCACCCCGATCGTCGCGCTCACCGCGCGCGCGATGAAGGGCGATCGCGAGGCGTGCCTCGCCGCGGGGATGGACGCGTACCTCTCCAAGCCGCTGCGCTCGCACGAGCTGCTCGCGGTGCTCGACGCGGTGCGGCCGGTGCGCGACGATGAGCCGGCCGTCGACCGCGTGGCGCTGCTCGCCACGGTCGGCGGCAATCGCGTGCTGCTCGTGGAGCTGGTGGACCTCTTCCTCGAGCAGTCGCCGTCGCTCATGGCGCTCATCGACGCTGCGATCGCCGACGGCAGCGCCGACGCCCTCCGACGCGCGGCACACACGCTCAAGGGCTCGCTCATCACGTTCGCGGCGCAGCGCGCCGTGGCCGCCGCGCGCGCACTCGAGCTCCTCGGCGACGGCGATCTCGCCGATCCGCGGGTCCGCGCCGAGGCGAGCGCGGCGCGTGCGGTGCTGGCCGCCGAGATCGAGCGGGTGCGGGAGCGGCTCGTCGCGGAGGCGCGCGCATGA
- a CDS encoding diguanylate cyclase response regulator, which yields MNALSILLVEDNPIHARLARAAVETADQSWRLTCVTTLGAACAMPAPPDLVLLDLTLPDSSGLETLARVRERFGGTPVVLLTASDDRAIEEQALAAGAQDFLGKDELTPRTLRRAIRYAVERHRVQQELLQLSTRDELTELYNRRGFFAAAERLTCTAERRQSGADRSFVVVYADMDGLKEINDTFGHAAGDQAIQEAAWVLRHAFRAADVIARLGGDEFAVLVADAGPECIPILLDRLATAQARKNGEAGRRFRISLSVGAASAATSTDASLDTLLAEADAAAYLRKSERRRSVIRAATGTAA from the coding sequence ATGAACGCGCTCTCCATCCTGCTCGTCGAGGACAACCCGATCCACGCGCGACTGGCGCGTGCCGCGGTGGAGACGGCCGACCAGTCGTGGCGGCTGACGTGCGTGACGACGCTCGGCGCCGCGTGCGCGATGCCCGCGCCGCCGGATCTCGTGCTGCTCGACCTCACGCTCCCCGACAGCAGCGGGCTCGAGACGCTCGCCCGCGTGCGCGAGCGGTTCGGCGGCACGCCGGTGGTCCTGCTCACGGCGTCCGACGACCGCGCGATCGAGGAGCAGGCGCTCGCGGCCGGCGCCCAGGACTTTCTCGGCAAGGACGAGCTGACGCCGCGCACGCTGCGGCGCGCGATCCGATACGCCGTCGAGCGGCACCGCGTGCAGCAGGAGCTGCTGCAGCTGTCGACGCGCGACGAGCTGACGGAGCTCTACAACCGGCGTGGATTCTTCGCCGCGGCCGAGCGGCTCACGTGCACCGCGGAGCGCCGACAGAGCGGCGCGGACCGGTCGTTCGTCGTCGTCTACGCCGACATGGACGGGCTGAAGGAGATCAACGACACGTTCGGGCACGCGGCCGGCGATCAGGCCATCCAGGAGGCGGCGTGGGTGCTGCGCCACGCGTTCCGCGCCGCGGACGTCATCGCGCGCCTCGGCGGCGACGAGTTCGCCGTGCTCGTGGCCGACGCGGGACCGGAGTGCATCCCGATCCTGCTCGACCGCCTCGCCACCGCGCAGGCGCGGAAGAACGGCGAGGCCGGCCGCCGCTTCCGCATCTCGCTGAGCGTCGGCGCGGCGTCCGCCGCCACGTCGACCGACGCGTCGCTCGACACCCTGCTCGCGGAGGCCGACGCGGCCGCGTATCTGCGCAAGTCGGAGCGGCGCCGGTCGGTCATCCGCGCCGCGACGGGCACCGCCGCCTAA
- a CDS encoding DUF2975 domain-containing protein, translating into MTLPYPDALSLSRRVLHVLIALNLAAGVLILALFVMSLVAPSWLTTALGGRLSDGGAAILLGMRGIMLIGIAAVPLTHVVLSRLLAIVDTVRAGDPFVVENAARLQRIAWSVLGLTLLNVAVMSIATSISSPSFPIDIKWRFDVSRWVTVLLLFVLARVFEHGTRMRDDLEGTV; encoded by the coding sequence ATGACCCTGCCGTACCCGGATGCCCTGTCCCTGTCGCGCCGAGTGCTCCACGTGCTTATCGCGCTGAACCTCGCGGCGGGCGTCCTGATCCTCGCGCTGTTCGTCATGAGCCTCGTCGCCCCGAGCTGGCTCACGACGGCGCTCGGCGGGCGCCTGTCGGACGGCGGGGCGGCCATCCTCCTCGGCATGCGCGGGATCATGCTGATCGGGATCGCGGCGGTTCCGCTCACGCACGTGGTGCTCTCGCGACTGCTCGCGATCGTCGACACGGTGCGCGCGGGCGATCCGTTCGTCGTCGAGAACGCCGCGCGGCTGCAGCGCATCGCGTGGTCGGTCCTCGGCCTGACGCTGCTGAACGTCGCCGTGATGTCGATCGCGACGTCGATATCGTCGCCGAGCTTTCCGATCGACATCAAGTGGCGCTTCGACGTGTCGCGCTGGGTCACCGTGCTGCTGCTGTTCGTGCTCGCGCGCGTCTTCGAGCACGGCACGCGGATGCGCGACGATCTCGAGGGCACGGTCTGA
- a CDS encoding methyltransferase family protein has product MTSKALARVVADAVLIGACIGAGARTVAWPRAWTLLAVMLVVRAWSVAAVRLAHPTLLRERARLPIHRDQPRADRLLVAAVLALGFLALPAVAAADAARWRLLAPVPAGVAVVGLTAFAAGWVIKGLALRANAFAVAEVRVQRERHAVVTSGVYGVVRHPFYAADPLIFVGQALWLGSWTAAALAVAPTALVVVRLVLEERLLRRELPGYTAYAARVRHRLVPGVW; this is encoded by the coding sequence GTGACGTCGAAGGCGCTCGCCCGCGTCGTGGCGGACGCGGTCCTCATCGGCGCGTGCATCGGCGCAGGCGCGCGGACCGTGGCGTGGCCGCGCGCATGGACGCTGCTCGCCGTCATGCTCGTCGTGCGCGCGTGGAGCGTCGCCGCCGTGCGCCTCGCGCACCCGACGCTGCTCCGCGAGCGCGCGCGGCTGCCGATCCATCGCGACCAGCCGCGCGCCGACCGCCTGCTCGTCGCGGCCGTCCTCGCGCTCGGGTTCCTCGCCCTGCCGGCGGTCGCCGCCGCGGACGCCGCGCGGTGGCGGCTGCTCGCTCCGGTGCCGGCGGGCGTCGCCGTCGTCGGTCTCACGGCGTTCGCGGCGGGATGGGTCATCAAGGGGCTCGCGCTGCGCGCGAACGCGTTCGCCGTCGCCGAGGTGCGGGTGCAGCGCGAGCGGCACGCAGTCGTGACGTCGGGCGTGTACGGCGTGGTGCGGCACCCGTTCTACGCCGCGGACCCGCTGATCTTCGTCGGCCAGGCGCTGTGGCTCGGGTCGTGGACCGCGGCGGCGCTCGCCGTGGCCCCGACGGCGCTGGTCGTCGTCCGGCTCGTCCTCGAGGAGCGCCTGCTGCGCCGCGAGCTGCCCGGGTATACGGCGTACGCGGCGCGCGTCCGGCACCGGCTCGTGCCCGGCGTCTGGTGA
- a CDS encoding DUF4386 domain-containing protein: MTDMSPRTMARWSGALFLATIVGGVVAQGVLADRLVVTGDAAATARNIVANPSVVRAAFTIFMLEMACQTATTAVMYELLKPVDRGLARMAAAFGYVGSGIKILSRLFFYAPLFVLGGSSYLAAFSQKQLETIAYLLIRINSQGAGMACIFLGLSTMLTGWLMLRSTFLPRALGVLGLVGGAGWLAFIYPPLGGSLFVPIALVALLGCAVTIGWLLVRGVDERRWHAMAAASASSVWR; encoded by the coding sequence ATGACCGACATGTCGCCAAGAACCATGGCCCGGTGGAGCGGCGCGCTGTTCCTCGCCACGATCGTCGGCGGCGTCGTCGCGCAGGGCGTGCTCGCCGACCGGCTCGTCGTCACGGGCGATGCGGCCGCCACCGCGCGCAACATCGTCGCGAATCCGTCCGTCGTTCGCGCGGCGTTCACCATCTTCATGCTCGAGATGGCGTGTCAGACGGCGACGACGGCGGTCATGTACGAGCTGCTGAAGCCCGTCGACCGCGGCCTGGCGAGGATGGCGGCCGCGTTCGGCTACGTCGGCAGCGGCATCAAGATCCTGTCGCGCCTGTTCTTCTACGCGCCGCTGTTCGTGCTCGGCGGCTCGTCGTATCTCGCCGCGTTCAGCCAGAAGCAGCTCGAGACGATCGCGTACCTGCTGATTCGCATCAACAGCCAGGGTGCGGGCATGGCCTGCATCTTCCTCGGCCTCTCCACGATGCTGACCGGCTGGCTCATGCTGCGATCGACTTTCCTGCCGCGCGCGCTCGGTGTGCTCGGCCTCGTCGGCGGAGCGGGCTGGCTCGCGTTCATCTACCCGCCTCTCGGGGGCAGTCTGTTCGTGCCGATCGCGCTCGTCGCGCTGCTCGGCTGCGCGGTGACGATCGGCTGGCTGCTCGTGCGTGGCGTCGACGAGCGGCGATGGCACGCGATGGCCGCGGCCTCGGCGTCGTCGGTCTGGCGCTGA
- a CDS encoding helix-turn-helix domain-containing protein translates to MPILVRLDDLLHARRMTLTELSERVDITLANLSVLKTGKARAIRFSTLEAICAALDCQPGDLLEFRP, encoded by the coding sequence ATGCCGATCCTCGTGCGACTCGACGACCTGCTGCACGCGCGCCGCATGACGCTCACCGAGCTGTCCGAGCGCGTCGACATCACGCTCGCGAACCTGTCCGTGCTGAAGACCGGCAAGGCGCGCGCGATCCGCTTCTCCACGCTGGAGGCGATCTGCGCGGCGCTCGACTGCCAGCCGGGAGACCTCCTGGAGTTCCGTCCATGA